In the genome of Deinococcus budaensis, the window GCCCCGGCGAGGACGCCCTCGCCCTGTCGCTGGGCGCGAGCCTCGAGGCGCTGCTGGGCGAGAACCGCATTCCGCCACCCCCTGCGGGCACCCGCCCTGGCGAAAGGACGACCCTATGACAGCATCCTCCGGACCCGCGCGACCCCTGCTCTCTCCCCTGGCGGTCCACCCGTGAACGTGCGCTTCGACGGCCAGACGGTGATGGTCACCGGGGCAGCGCACGGCTTCGGGCGCGCGATCTCGCTGGCCTTTGCGGCGCGCGGCGCGCAGGTCTGGGCCTGCGACGTGAACGAAGCCGGGCTGCGGGAGACAGAGGCCCTCGCCGCCGAACAGGGCTTCTCGCTGCACGTCCGCACAGTCGACGTGGCGGACCCGGAGGCCGTGCGGACCTTCGTGCAGGAAGCGTCGGGCGCACAGGGGGTGGACGTGCTCGTGAACAATGCGGGCGGTGTGCTGGGTCAGGTCGGACGGCCGCTGGAGGAGATCAGCCCGGAGGACTGGCACGCGATCTTCCGGGTGAACCTCGACGGCGCGTTCTACTTCAGCCAGGCGGTCGCGCCGCTGATGAAGGCCCGGGGCGGCGGGCGCATCGTCAACATCAGCAGCGGCGCCGGGCTGGGCGTGAGCCTCACCGGCATCCAGGCGTACGCGAGCGCCAAAGCCGCCCAGATCGGGCTGACCCGGCAGCTCGCGCACGAACTCGGCCAGTGGGGCATCACCGTGAACAACGTCGCGCCGGGCTTCGTGCGCAGCAACCCCACGACCGAGCGGCAGTGGGAGAGCTACGGCGAGGAGGGGCAGCGCAAGCTGGTGGAGGGGATCGCCCTCCGGCGACTCGGCAGCCCGGACGACATCGCGCACGCGGTGCTGTTCTTCGCGTCCGGGTACGCGGGCTGGGTGACCGGGCAGGTCCTGAGCGTGGACGGGGGCCGCTGATGGAGGACGTCCTCGCCTACCTGGAGCAGCACTCCGCACGCCATCTGGAGGAATTGCGGGCCTTCGTCCGCATTCCCAGCGTCAGCACTGACCCGCAGCACGCGCCCGACGTGCGCCGCGCCGCCGGGTGGGTGGCCGCGCGCCTGGGCGCTGCGGGCCTGACCGACGCCCGGGTCCACGGCACCCCGGGGCACCCGGTCGTGACCGCCTCGTGGACGGGCGCCCCCGAGGCACCGACGGTCCTCGTCTACGGGCACTACGACGTGCAGCCCCCCGACCCGCTGGACCGCTGGGACACGCCGCCCTTCGAGCCGACCCAGCGCGGCGGCCTGCTGTTCGGCCGCGGGGTATCGGACGACAAGGCGCCCCTGCTGATCCCGATCCGGGTGGCCGAGGCCTTTTTGCAGACGCGCGGGGCGCTGCCGGTCAACGTCAAGTTCCTGTTCGAGGGCGAGGAGGAGATCGGCAGCCCGCACCTCGCGGCCTTCGTGCAGGCGCACGTGGCGCAACTCCAGGCCGACTTCGTGCTCTCGGCCGACGGCGGCATGTGGCGCGCCGACCTCCCGACCCTCACCGTGAGCGCGCGGGGCCTGGCCGCGCTGGAATTCACCGTGCGCGGTCCTGGCCAGGACCTGCATTCCGGACGCCACGGGGGCGGCCTGCACAACCCGCTGCATGCCCTCGCGCGGATGATCGCCAGCCTGCACGACGCGGAGGGCCGGGTGGCCGTGGCGGGCTTCTACGACGATGTGCTGCCCCTCTCGCCCGAGGTCCGGGCCGACACGGCCGCCCTGCCTTTCCGGGACGAGGCATACCTGCGGGAGGTCGGCGCCCCCGGCACCTTCGGGGAACCGGGCTACAGCACGCTGGAACGCCAGTGGTACCGCCCGACCCTGGAGGTCAACGGGCTGTGGGGGGGGTACACCGGGGAGGGCAGCAAGACGGTCTTGCCGGGCGAGGCGCGCGCCAAGATCACCTGCCGACTCGTCCCGGGGCAGGACCCGGCGCGGGTGCGCGAGCAGATTCGGGCCTCCCTGCGCCGGCACACGCCCCCAGGCGTCACCGTCACGTTCGGGGACGGCGAACACGGGGCGCCCGCCTACAGCATCCCGCCGGACCACCTGGGGCTGCGGGTCGCGCAGGAGGCGCTCCGGGCGGTGTACGGCCGGGACCCCCTGAGGGTGGGCATGGGCGGTTCGGTTCCGATCTGTGACACCTTCCGGGACGTGCTGGGCATGGACACGGTGTTCCTCTCGTTCGCGGTGGGCGACGAGAATATCCACGCCCCCAACGAGTTTTTCCGCCTCGCCCGCCTTCAGGAAGGGGCGCACGCCTGGGCGGCGTACTTCGGGGCACTCGCCCGCTCACGCGACCTCGCGGGACAGGCCGGGGGGTGAAGGGGAGCAGCGGCCCCCCGGCGCAGCGGCTCACGCCCCACGTTCGTCCCGGCGGCGCAGGGGGTGGGACGGCGCAGTGTCGTGGGCGCTTGCCCTGATGACAAGCTCACTTGACACAGTACAGGTGCTGACACCAAGTGTCAAGCAGACTTGTCAGCCGCCGGGAGCGCCCGGCGTGCCCCGCGCACCTCCTCCCCGACGGTGCCGCTCCCGCCAGACGACAGCGCCCCCCCTCCCTGCGTACGGGTGGGGAGGGCGCCGGGAGGCTGAATCAGAGCGGGCTGAAGACGAACTTGTCGGAGGTCCCGCCGCGCAGCACGCTCTCGGTGTGCTCGCCCAGGTAGGTCTTTCCGGTGATGGCTTCCAGCGCGCCCCACACCGCGCCGAGCGTGAAGGTGCATCGGCGCTGGCTGCCCATCGGCTCGCCCGCCGAGCACACGGTGTCCTGGGTCTCGATCACGACGGTGTCGCCCTCGCGGTAGGACTTCGTGACGGCGGCCAGGCAGGTGCCGTCCTTGCCGATGGCGGCGTTGAGAATCCCCGCGAGGGTCTCGACCGGAACGTCCTTGCCCGCCACGCCCAGCTCGGCGGCGAGGTCACGGCCGCGCACCTTGCCCGCGCGGGTAAAGACGACGGCGGCGCCGTCCTCGCCGAGGGTGTCCTCGACGCCGACGATTACGGCCTTGAAGCAGACGATGGAGTTGTAGTCCCCGACCAGGGGGCGCAGGGCTGAGGTGGTGGTCGCAGTCATAGGGGTTCTCCTGAAATGAGGGGAGGCGAGCCATGGCTCGGGCAGGGTGACGAGAGGGGCCAGCCGGGCCTCAGGGCGGTGCTCAGAGGATGTCGGCGACGCCCTGTGCGGTGTCGCGGGCTTCCATGTGCAGCAGGCCGAGGTTCATTCCCGGCGGCGTCACCACCGCCAGCACCCCCTTGGTCCCGGCCGCGTAGATGTACACCTGCCCGGTCGCCCCGCTCACGCTCATGTCCGTCAGTTGCCCGGCCCCCAGCGTGTCGTTGATGCGCTTGCCCAGCCCCAGCGCCGTCGCCGCCATCGCCGCCACCCGGTTGGCGTCGGTCCCGTCGCCCATCGCCTGCGCGATGGGCAGCCCGTCCACGGTGGCGATCAAGGCCCCGCGCAACTCGGGCATCGAGCTGCGCAGGCTGGTCAGGGTGGCGTTGAGGCGGTCTTGTTTGCTCAGAATCGCAGTCATCAGAAAGTCCTTTCCACTGCGGGCGCCCCGGCGCCCGCAGGCAGCAGCCCCTCGGGGCTGAGCGTGAGTTCCAGCAGCCGCGCGAGCACCTCGCGCGCCTGCTGGGGGTCGGTGGCGTTCAGCCCCATCACCTGCGCCACCGGCAGCCCGAAGTACAGCGCCACGTCGGCCGGGTCCCACACCCGCGGCTGGTCCTGCCGCGTCACCCCCACCAGGAAGGGCACCGCAATGCGGGTGGTGATGAAGTCGAGGATGGTCCGGGCGTGGGCGAAGTCCTGCGGGCGGTCACCGGCAACCAGCAGCACCAGGCCCAGCGCGCCCTCGCACAGCACTTCCCACATGAAACTGAAGCGGTCCTGTCCGGGGGTACCGTAGAGGTGCAGCTCCTGACCGGCGAGGTGGAGGGTGCCGAAGTCGAAGGCGACGGTGGTGTTGG includes:
- a CDS encoding GTP-binding protein encodes the protein MVVSGPVGAGKTTFVQTLSQTPVVATEAQASEDIGKTNTTVAFDFGTLHLAGQELHLYGTPGQDRFSFMWEVLCEGALGLVLLVAGDRPQDFAHARTILDFITTRIAVPFLVGVTRQDQPRVWDPADVALYFGLPVAQVMGLNATDPQQAREVLARLLELTLSPEGLLPAGAGAPAVERTF
- a CDS encoding dipeptidase: MEDVLAYLEQHSARHLEELRAFVRIPSVSTDPQHAPDVRRAAGWVAARLGAAGLTDARVHGTPGHPVVTASWTGAPEAPTVLVYGHYDVQPPDPLDRWDTPPFEPTQRGGLLFGRGVSDDKAPLLIPIRVAEAFLQTRGALPVNVKFLFEGEEEIGSPHLAAFVQAHVAQLQADFVLSADGGMWRADLPTLTVSARGLAALEFTVRGPGQDLHSGRHGGGLHNPLHALARMIASLHDAEGRVAVAGFYDDVLPLSPEVRADTAALPFRDEAYLREVGAPGTFGEPGYSTLERQWYRPTLEVNGLWGGYTGEGSKTVLPGEARAKITCRLVPGQDPARVREQIRASLRRHTPPGVTVTFGDGEHGAPAYSIPPDHLGLRVAQEALRAVYGRDPLRVGMGGSVPICDTFRDVLGMDTVFLSFAVGDENIHAPNEFFRLARLQEGAHAWAAYFGALARSRDLAGQAGG
- a CDS encoding roadblock/LC7 domain-containing protein gives rise to the protein MTAILSKQDRLNATLTSLRSSMPELRGALIATVDGLPIAQAMGDGTDANRVAAMAATALGLGKRINDTLGAGQLTDMSVSGATGQVYIYAAGTKGVLAVVTPPGMNLGLLHMEARDTAQGVADIL
- a CDS encoding SDR family oxidoreductase, whose translation is MNVRFDGQTVMVTGAAHGFGRAISLAFAARGAQVWACDVNEAGLRETEALAAEQGFSLHVRTVDVADPEAVRTFVQEASGAQGVDVLVNNAGGVLGQVGRPLEEISPEDWHAIFRVNLDGAFYFSQAVAPLMKARGGGRIVNISSGAGLGVSLTGIQAYASAKAAQIGLTRQLAHELGQWGITVNNVAPGFVRSNPTTERQWESYGEEGQRKLVEGIALRRLGSPDDIAHAVLFFASGYAGWVTGQVLSVDGGR